A single Pedobacter sp. PACM 27299 DNA region contains:
- a CDS encoding SusC/RagA family TonB-linked outer membrane protein, whose amino-acid sequence MTKLLLKMTWLSCAMLFWSIGVFAQTGRTATGTVKDESGTPMPAVSVRVKETKKSTSTNSEGKFSIEAVAGNTLEFRYLGYASKELKVGTDMVLNVSLAPTDNALKEVTVEGALGVKKIDRNLGYSVTKIKGDEITRTNTVNPITGLQGKVAGVNINVVGTAGVQTSPYIQIRGAKVLGSGERQANNQPIFVIDGQVITNNIVNGDASDGGSQLKNLNPDDYESITILKGAAATTLYGSRGLNGAVVINTKRGKSGQGLGIEVSSTYQITDVYKSFMDLQNDYGMGSFVTREGAFRPDGTQSRTNGNWGPKFDGRLTPAIYNPSKMVAYEAQPDNWKTFYRNGNYINNNVALGGSTDKFNYRVSYSNTSNKGTLPNNGLKRDAIDLKIGGEINKIFSSEMGLSYANTVTKNYYNQGRYSTIGDNALAFSTYYLPRNLDFADWYANYRNPANNEIYTYSRPGGNFDAVVNTFSRIDKKNYANHENSLLGFLQLKAQVNPWLDFSARGNFNYQKNFEETKEYGNEKDNKGGYYSVGGGYSTDYTLLFMGHANKDINEDLNVDFRLINEIYGNKLGETYSAATSGGLAVPNNFFLANSIQPVEGGPGNTTTRKYGISLPSSLTIGLAGVVNFAYKKYLNLEISGRNDWISTLTYPTIVPGKNNNSVFYPSANLSYIFSDHFKDKMPSWLSFGKIRASIAYVGSAGIARAFDTGAGYAPSVMVDINGKTVPLATQINGDTKPNYDLKAQRQREIEFGTTLSFLKNRIDVDVAWYKGNTFNQLLKLDGVYETGYPKSFFNAGNIQNQGFEATISGSPVRTKDWGVDLSLNLAHNRSKIIEFGKGIKAWNITGDYEGGQVWAYEGGDFGVLEMRANTTVKIDPATGFPFIINAPRLANADPNLKYNVANYNLVDNEESDLPNGRLPIGRVEPSLTGGFSVNLRYKNFSLFTQVDARFGGYVYSETYAYSMGNGVPLASLKYRDQAHGGVARIDSYTGQTVYDGAIPDAVFAAGQMSLIDPTKSIGGMTFRAAYDQGLVEPWKASVYYSYTKGWQNALNNSGAISKMSWIMMREVTLGYQIPTQILDKVKIKGARINFTARNLGYLYNSLVGGQNPESVQSNDPFSPWITGGVPFTRNYAVSLNVKF is encoded by the coding sequence TTCTCCATTGAAGCAGTCGCGGGAAATACACTGGAATTCAGATACCTTGGCTATGCCAGTAAAGAACTGAAGGTGGGAACTGATATGGTTCTAAACGTAAGTTTAGCACCTACAGATAATGCCTTGAAGGAAGTAACCGTAGAAGGTGCACTCGGTGTGAAAAAGATCGATAGAAACCTGGGGTATTCTGTCACCAAGATCAAAGGAGATGAGATTACACGTACCAATACGGTGAACCCCATTACAGGTTTACAAGGTAAGGTTGCCGGTGTGAATATCAATGTGGTGGGAACTGCAGGAGTCCAGACTTCTCCTTACATCCAGATCAGGGGTGCTAAAGTTCTGGGAAGTGGAGAAAGACAGGCCAATAATCAGCCAATCTTTGTAATTGATGGTCAGGTGATCACCAATAACATTGTGAATGGTGATGCCAGTGATGGTGGTTCTCAGCTTAAAAACTTAAACCCGGATGATTATGAATCGATCACGATCCTAAAAGGTGCAGCAGCAACTACATTATACGGTTCCAGAGGCTTAAATGGAGCAGTAGTGATCAACACTAAAAGAGGTAAAAGTGGCCAAGGATTAGGCATTGAGGTGAGTAGTACTTATCAGATCACTGATGTTTATAAGAGTTTTATGGACCTTCAGAATGATTATGGTATGGGAAGTTTTGTGACCAGAGAAGGCGCATTCAGACCAGATGGTACGCAAAGTAGAACGAATGGTAACTGGGGGCCGAAATTCGATGGAAGGTTAACACCTGCGATCTATAACCCATCAAAAATGGTGGCTTATGAAGCACAGCCAGACAATTGGAAAACCTTTTACCGCAATGGAAATTACATCAATAACAACGTTGCTTTAGGTGGAAGTACAGATAAATTCAATTACCGTGTTTCTTATTCTAATACCAGCAACAAAGGAACACTGCCTAATAACGGATTGAAAAGAGATGCGATAGACCTTAAAATTGGTGGTGAAATCAATAAGATCTTCTCTTCTGAAATGGGATTGAGCTATGCAAATACGGTGACTAAAAACTATTATAACCAAGGTAGGTATTCTACAATCGGTGATAATGCTTTAGCTTTCAGTACTTACTATTTGCCTAGAAACCTGGATTTTGCGGATTGGTATGCCAACTACAGAAATCCTGCAAATAACGAAATTTATACCTATAGCAGACCTGGAGGGAACTTTGATGCCGTGGTCAATACTTTTTCAAGAATCGACAAAAAGAACTATGCAAATCATGAAAATTCTTTATTAGGTTTTCTTCAGTTGAAAGCTCAGGTGAATCCATGGTTAGATTTTAGTGCAAGAGGTAACTTTAATTACCAGAAAAACTTTGAGGAAACTAAGGAGTATGGGAATGAAAAAGACAACAAAGGAGGATATTATAGTGTAGGTGGTGGTTATTCAACAGATTATACCTTATTGTTCATGGGACATGCCAATAAAGACATTAATGAAGACCTGAATGTTGATTTTAGGTTGATCAATGAGATTTATGGCAATAAACTGGGAGAGACTTATAGTGCGGCTACCAGTGGTGGTTTAGCGGTTCCTAATAACTTCTTCCTTGCCAACTCCATTCAGCCAGTAGAAGGCGGCCCAGGTAATACGACCACCAGAAAATATGGTATTTCTTTGCCTTCTTCTCTAACTATTGGTTTGGCAGGAGTAGTGAATTTTGCTTATAAAAAATACCTGAATTTAGAGATCTCTGGACGTAATGACTGGATTTCTACGTTAACTTATCCAACAATTGTTCCGGGTAAGAACAACAACTCTGTATTTTATCCTTCTGCAAACCTATCTTATATTTTCTCTGATCACTTTAAAGATAAAATGCCATCCTGGTTGTCATTTGGAAAGATCAGAGCTTCCATTGCTTATGTTGGTAGCGCGGGTATTGCCAGAGCCTTTGATACTGGTGCTGGATATGCGCCAAGTGTGATGGTGGACATCAATGGCAAAACAGTGCCTTTAGCCACGCAAATCAATGGGGATACTAAACCAAATTATGACCTTAAAGCACAAAGACAACGCGAAATAGAATTTGGTACAACCCTGTCCTTCTTGAAAAATAGAATTGATGTTGATGTAGCCTGGTATAAAGGAAATACCTTCAATCAGCTATTGAAGCTGGATGGTGTTTATGAAACCGGTTATCCTAAATCGTTCTTTAATGCGGGAAATATTCAGAATCAAGGTTTTGAAGCCACAATTAGCGGATCTCCAGTTAGAACGAAAGACTGGGGTGTAGATTTATCCCTTAACCTGGCGCATAATAGAAGTAAGATCATTGAATTTGGTAAAGGAATCAAAGCCTGGAACATTACAGGAGATTATGAAGGTGGACAGGTTTGGGCTTATGAAGGCGGCGATTTTGGCGTGCTTGAAATGCGTGCAAATACCACAGTAAAGATTGATCCGGCCACAGGTTTCCCTTTTATCATCAATGCGCCTAGATTGGCAAATGCAGATCCAAACTTGAAATATAATGTAGCCAATTATAACCTGGTTGACAATGAGGAAAGTGACCTGCCAAATGGAAGGTTGCCAATCGGTAGAGTAGAGCCAAGCTTAACAGGCGGATTCTCTGTGAACTTAAGGTATAAGAACTTCAGCTTGTTTACACAAGTAGATGCTCGTTTCGGTGGTTATGTGTACTCAGAAACTTACGCCTATTCTATGGGTAATGGTGTTCCTTTGGCTTCGTTGAAATATCGTGATCAGGCACATGGTGGTGTTGCCCGTATCGATTCTTATACAGGTCAAACAGTATATGATGGTGCGATTCCAGATGCTGTTTTTGCTGCTGGACAAATGAGTTTAATTGATCCTACTAAATCAATCGGAGGAATGACCTTCAGAGCTGCTTATGATCAAGGATTGGTAGAACCATGGAAAGCTTCTGTTTATTATTCTTACACTAAAGGATGGCAGAATGCATTGAACAACTCAGGAGCTATTTCTAAAATGTCATGGATCATGATGCGTGAGGTGACTTTAGGTTACCAGATCCCTACTCAAATTCTGGATAAAGTGAAAATTAAAGGTGCGCGCATCAACTTTACAGCGAGAAACCTGGGTTACTTATACAACAGCTTAGTGGGTGGGCAAAACCCAGAATCTGTTCAAAGTAACGATCCTTTTAGCCCATGGATTACTGGTGGTGTTCCTTTTACCAGGAATTATGCAGTTTCCTTAAATGTTAAGTTCTAA
- a CDS encoding SusD/RagB family nutrient-binding outer membrane lipoprotein, which yields MKKKQLYILGLIVFASVGQSCKKTMIDLNTRPDTLEDVDPRYLFTSTVQDMNYNGRDRIINRYTFMSYMQYIVRDGADADLTALYWAPGANKGGSPPVSSYYEDYYKVIGVGINRLLAKIEVMPEDRKPRYENLKAMGQITDVYEAWRAADVVGAMPYDQAFQDIKFPNPAYEYDYDLYKKFDAKLKTAATAIKNIPGDQMDMSLNDLFYNGDMTKWLKFANTLRIKLAQRYEKRDPANLVAVLNDIQTNFGAQLIGSYEDSFGINHTKDWNNNVDDINAIKTTYNAAYPFVEFLKSTKDPRLAVLVRENQLGTNNPAYSALLPVATPATLARLATPEYKERYYGKHTFPASQSAAYGPTGEGRFQTFATTGNSVSLTYQSLIQGRYFVKNSGFKVDVPDPLLNTNDKLVAGSLLKYKSLFLSYAETCFMMAEIAAKKGSEALGKDAAAWYNAGVTASFDQYKKVGTDISVPYAETLAMGDFLTRYPYRNLESIYSQAWVHYLAQPEEAWAMWKRTGYPQSKDFRPGQPTTPGNIGDGTGVAYLENLWNGNANLTKPRRGVLPGSDLNSANKFKAVADMKAKDAAYGTDINDTKGRIWWDQQ from the coding sequence ATGAAAAAGAAACAACTATATATATTAGGGCTGATTGTCTTCGCCTCAGTTGGGCAATCTTGTAAAAAAACCATGATTGACCTTAATACAAGGCCTGATACCCTGGAAGATGTAGATCCAAGGTATTTGTTCACCTCTACTGTCCAGGATATGAATTACAATGGAAGAGATAGAATCATCAACAGGTATACCTTTATGTCTTACATGCAGTATATCGTGAGGGATGGTGCTGATGCGGATCTTACTGCTTTGTATTGGGCTCCAGGAGCTAATAAAGGCGGAAGTCCTCCGGTGTCTTCTTATTATGAAGATTATTATAAAGTGATAGGCGTGGGCATCAACAGGTTGTTAGCTAAAATTGAGGTTATGCCGGAAGATCGCAAGCCAAGATATGAAAATCTAAAAGCGATGGGCCAGATCACGGATGTTTATGAAGCATGGAGAGCGGCAGATGTGGTAGGTGCAATGCCTTACGATCAGGCTTTTCAGGATATAAAGTTTCCAAATCCCGCTTACGAATATGATTATGACCTGTATAAAAAATTCGATGCCAAGCTAAAAACGGCAGCTACAGCGATTAAGAATATTCCTGGCGACCAAATGGACATGAGCCTTAATGATTTGTTCTATAATGGTGACATGACCAAATGGTTGAAGTTTGCGAATACTTTACGTATTAAACTTGCACAGCGCTATGAGAAAAGAGACCCTGCAAATCTTGTAGCAGTCCTTAACGACATCCAGACCAATTTCGGTGCTCAGCTGATTGGTTCTTACGAGGACTCCTTCGGAATTAACCATACCAAAGACTGGAACAATAACGTGGATGATATCAATGCGATAAAAACTACTTACAATGCAGCTTATCCTTTTGTAGAATTCTTAAAATCAACAAAAGATCCAAGATTGGCAGTATTGGTTCGTGAAAATCAATTGGGAACTAATAACCCTGCTTACAGTGCTTTATTGCCAGTGGCTACTCCAGCTACTTTGGCAAGATTAGCAACACCTGAATATAAGGAGCGCTATTATGGAAAACATACTTTCCCTGCCTCACAATCTGCGGCTTATGGGCCAACAGGTGAAGGTCGTTTCCAGACTTTTGCAACTACTGGCAACTCTGTAAGTTTAACTTACCAATCGCTGATTCAAGGTCGCTATTTTGTGAAGAATAGTGGTTTTAAAGTAGATGTTCCAGATCCGTTATTGAATACCAATGATAAATTGGTTGCGGGTAGTTTATTGAAATACAAATCTTTATTTTTAAGCTACGCAGAAACTTGTTTTATGATGGCGGAAATTGCGGCTAAAAAAGGCAGTGAGGCTTTAGGAAAAGATGCTGCAGCATGGTATAATGCTGGTGTGACTGCTTCATTTGATCAATACAAAAAAGTAGGAACAGACATCAGTGTACCTTATGCTGAAACCCTTGCTATGGGCGACTTTTTAACCCGTTACCCTTACCGTAATCTGGAGAGCATTTATTCTCAAGCCTGGGTACATTACCTGGCACAACCAGAAGAAGCATGGGCAATGTGGAAAAGAACAGGTTATCCTCAGTCTAAAGATTTCAGACCTGGACAGCCAACTACTCCTGGAAATATTGGAGATGGTACTGGCGTTGCCTACCTGGAAAACCTTTGGAATGGTAATGCCAACCTGACCAAACCAAGAAGAGGTGTGCTTCCTGGTTCTGACTTAAACAGTGCTAATAAATTTAAAGCAGTGGCTGATATGAAAGCCAAAGATGCGGCTTATGGTACCGATATCAACGATACCAAAGGCAGAATCTGGTGGGATCAGCAATAA
- the gldF gene encoding gliding motility-associated ABC transporter permease subunit GldF, with translation MYAVFKRELFSLLNSLMAYITIGVFLLASGLLLWFFPDTSILEYGYAELNGFFSLAPFLFLFLIPAMTMRSFAEERREGTYILLATRPVTDWQIIFAKYLACFVLVIFALLPTLIYSYTISELALPIGNIDSGAIIGSYIGLLLLGAAFVSIGIFASSLTKNQVVAFALSVFLCFFAYSGFEAMSQIFGLRAIENILLSLSVNEHYQSMSRGVLDTRDLVYFLSFIIVFLGATKLVIGGRKW, from the coding sequence ATGTACGCGGTATTTAAAAGAGAGTTATTTAGTTTATTGAATTCATTGATGGCCTATATTACCATCGGTGTATTTTTACTGGCATCCGGCTTATTGCTCTGGTTTTTTCCAGATACCTCTATCCTGGAATATGGATATGCCGAGCTCAATGGCTTTTTCAGCCTGGCTCCTTTTTTATTCCTTTTTCTGATCCCTGCCATGACCATGCGTTCTTTTGCAGAGGAGCGGAGGGAAGGGACTTATATCCTGCTGGCTACACGGCCGGTAACCGACTGGCAGATTATTTTTGCCAAATACCTGGCCTGTTTTGTACTGGTCATCTTCGCTTTGCTGCCTACCCTGATTTATTCTTATACCATTTCTGAGCTGGCCTTGCCAATAGGAAATATTGATAGCGGTGCCATCATCGGTTCTTATATAGGCTTGCTGCTATTGGGCGCTGCATTTGTCTCCATTGGGATTTTTGCCTCTTCGCTGACTAAAAACCAGGTGGTCGCTTTTGCGCTTTCCGTATTTCTATGTTTCTTCGCTTACAGCGGATTTGAGGCGATGAGTCAGATTTTTGGCCTTCGGGCAATTGAAAATATATTACTCAGTCTGAGTGTGAATGAACATTATCAATCGATGAGCAGGGGTGTACTGGATACAAGGGATCTGGTTTATTTCCTGAGCTTTATTATCGTTTTTCTAGGCGCAACTAAATTGGTGATCGGAGGTCGGAAATGGTAA
- the gldG gene encoding gliding motility-associated ABC transporter substrate-binding protein GldG: MVIKQRKIVSIAIFIIALVLINVLAQYVYTRIDFTKEKRYTLTLKSKEILKNIKHPITITVFLDGDLPAPFKRLRNATKDLLADYRAAAGQEIKVIFKDPISGLSIADQDTVINHLYSAGIEPTTINIKNDAGFAQKIVFPMAMLESPDRQLPVKLLQNLGATGGYEENINNSIQNLEYLFTSAIQQVLSSEHPRIGFTEGNGELTDLMLNDAITTLSDNYEVGRVNLNTIDAAGLDKLKTLIIAKPQQEFTEAEKYKINYFVMKGGRVVWAIDQVSADLDSLKDSGEQLAFNKKLNLDDMLFMYGSRINYNLIADANCAEIPLSMGGNGQIEMAPWVYYPLIQPDTSHNLVKNIDVIRGEFVSTIDTIAVKGLKKTVILHSSPFNKVFNAPKLLSLQMVAEQPDPRDYASKPQALGVLIEGSFPSVFLNRSVPAGITGNYPLPATSKPTKMIVIGDGDVFKNQISSKDGSAFPLGFDRYTQKNYGNKALLLNIADYLSNDHHLIALRNKEVKIRLLDKAKLRTEKLQWQLVNMALPLLLLISFAIFQHYYRKYKYAR; encoded by the coding sequence ATGGTAATTAAGCAGCGTAAAATAGTTAGTATTGCCATTTTCATTATCGCGTTGGTTTTAATCAATGTCCTGGCGCAATATGTGTATACCCGAATCGATTTTACCAAAGAAAAACGATATACATTAACCCTAAAATCGAAGGAGATCCTGAAAAATATTAAACACCCGATTACCATTACCGTGTTCCTGGATGGCGATTTACCAGCTCCTTTTAAAAGATTGAGAAATGCCACCAAAGACTTGCTTGCGGATTATAGAGCAGCAGCCGGACAGGAAATTAAAGTGATCTTTAAAGATCCGATTTCAGGGCTGTCTATCGCAGATCAGGATACGGTGATCAACCATTTATATAGTGCAGGGATCGAACCTACTACCATCAACATTAAAAATGATGCAGGTTTTGCACAGAAAATAGTCTTTCCGATGGCGATGCTGGAGAGTCCGGATCGGCAGCTTCCGGTAAAGCTGTTACAGAATTTAGGGGCAACCGGTGGTTATGAGGAGAACATCAACAACTCGATTCAGAATTTAGAATACCTCTTTACCTCAGCGATTCAGCAAGTGCTTTCTTCAGAACATCCCCGCATCGGTTTTACTGAAGGAAATGGAGAATTAACGGATTTAATGTTGAACGATGCCATCACGACGCTTTCCGATAACTATGAGGTGGGCAGGGTAAACCTGAATACCATTGATGCTGCGGGATTGGACAAGTTGAAAACATTGATCATTGCCAAACCTCAGCAGGAGTTTACAGAAGCTGAAAAGTATAAAATCAATTATTTTGTGATGAAAGGTGGTCGGGTAGTCTGGGCGATCGATCAGGTGAGTGCCGATCTGGACAGCCTGAAAGATTCGGGAGAACAGCTGGCTTTTAACAAGAAACTAAACCTGGACGACATGCTCTTCATGTATGGTTCAAGGATCAACTACAACCTGATTGCCGATGCCAATTGCGCAGAAATTCCATTGAGTATGGGTGGAAACGGTCAGATTGAAATGGCACCATGGGTATATTATCCCTTAATACAGCCAGATACTTCACATAACCTCGTTAAAAATATTGATGTCATCAGAGGGGAATTTGTCAGCACGATAGATACCATTGCAGTGAAAGGATTAAAGAAAACGGTAATTTTACATTCTTCTCCTTTTAATAAGGTGTTCAATGCGCCAAAATTGTTGTCTTTACAAATGGTAGCAGAGCAGCCGGATCCACGTGATTATGCGAGCAAGCCACAGGCTTTGGGGGTCCTGATTGAAGGCAGTTTTCCTTCGGTGTTTTTAAACCGTTCTGTTCCGGCAGGAATTACAGGAAATTATCCGCTTCCGGCAACGAGCAAGCCAACCAAAATGATTGTGATCGGCGACGGTGATGTCTTCAAAAATCAAATCAGCAGTAAGGACGGTTCTGCATTTCCGTTGGGCTTCGACCGATACACGCAAAAAAACTACGGAAATAAAGCTTTGCTCCTAAATATCGCAGATTACCTGTCAAATGACCATCATTTAATCGCTTTGAGGAATAAAGAGGTTAAGATCAGACTGTTGGATAAGGCGAAACTGCGTACCGAAAAACTTCAATGGCAATTGGTCAATATGGCTTTGCCATTATTATTGTTAATATCGTTCGCGATTTTTCAACATTATTACCGCAAGTATAAGTATGCGAGGTAA
- the dnaN gene encoding DNA polymerase III subunit beta yields MRFIVSTSTLLKHLQTVNGASSSSTVLPILENFLFEIKDGSLTISATDLQTSMTTSLPVESKEGGKVAVPAKILLDTLKTLPDQPISFNIDDNTFSIEISAGDGKYKLSGENGDDFPKIPVVENASSINLPASVLTEAITKTIFAVSSDELRPAMTGVYCQLSEQHITFVATDAHKLVRYRRMDSKGEKASSFILPKKALTLLKAALPSTDVNVSVDYNATSAFFKFENINLVCRLIDERYPDYEAVIPANNPNKLIIDRALFLNTLRRVVIFANKTTHQVRLKINGSELNISSEDLDFANEAHERLSCQYEGEDLEIGFNARFLIEMLSNLSGEEVTLELSTPNRAGLLIPHTNDENEDVLMLVMPVMLNNYN; encoded by the coding sequence ATGAGATTTATTGTATCCACATCAACGTTATTAAAACATTTGCAAACAGTAAACGGTGCGTCAAGCAGCAGTACTGTATTGCCGATATTGGAGAATTTCCTTTTTGAAATTAAAGATGGAAGTTTAACCATCTCTGCTACTGATTTACAAACCAGCATGACCACCTCTTTACCGGTTGAGTCTAAGGAAGGCGGAAAAGTAGCTGTGCCAGCAAAAATACTTTTAGACACATTAAAAACATTACCAGATCAGCCGATCTCTTTCAATATTGATGACAACACTTTCTCTATTGAAATCAGCGCAGGTGACGGTAAATATAAACTAAGCGGAGAAAATGGGGACGATTTTCCGAAAATTCCGGTAGTAGAAAATGCTTCATCGATAAACCTTCCTGCTTCGGTATTGACAGAAGCAATTACCAAAACTATTTTTGCAGTGAGCAGCGACGAGTTACGTCCAGCAATGACAGGTGTATATTGCCAGTTATCTGAGCAGCACATTACTTTTGTAGCGACTGATGCACATAAATTGGTAAGATATAGAAGAATGGACAGTAAAGGCGAAAAAGCTTCTTCTTTCATCCTTCCTAAAAAAGCATTGACTTTATTAAAAGCAGCGTTGCCATCTACAGATGTGAATGTTTCTGTAGATTATAATGCCACAAGTGCTTTCTTTAAATTTGAAAACATCAACCTGGTTTGTCGCCTGATTGATGAGCGTTACCCAGATTATGAAGCGGTAATTCCTGCTAATAACCCTAATAAACTGATCATCGACCGTGCTTTGTTCTTAAATACCTTACGTAGGGTAGTGATTTTTGCGAACAAAACCACACATCAGGTGCGTTTAAAAATCAATGGTTCTGAACTGAATATCTCTTCTGAGGATTTAGATTTCGCCAATGAAGCACATGAGCGTTTGAGCTGTCAGTATGAAGGTGAAGATTTAGAAATTGGTTTCAATGCCCGTTTCTTAATCGAGATGCTTAGCAATTTAAGTGGTGAAGAAGTGACTTTAGAACTTTCTACACCTAACCGTGCAGGATTGTTAATTCCACACACAAATGACGAGAACGAAGATGTTCTGATGTTGGTGATGCCAGTGATGCTGAACAACTATAACTAG
- a CDS encoding VTT domain-containing protein, whose protein sequence is MELLSQLVDFILHTDKALVQLVSDYKTWTYLILFLIIFAETGFVVTPFLPGDSMLFAVGALIAKGGTGLDIWIMFLLLTIAAIAGNSLNYRLGSYFGIKVFKEGNKILKLEYYNKSHEFFEKHGGKAIIFSRFLPIFRTIAPFVAGVAKMPFGRFTYYNVVGGIGWIFSLLFAGFLLGQIPIIRDNFSIVIITIAVVTFGPVIYAAIKSRIKPKDILKD, encoded by the coding sequence TTGGAACTTTTATCACAACTAGTAGATTTTATATTGCATACCGATAAGGCTTTAGTGCAGCTGGTAAGCGATTATAAGACATGGACTTACCTTATTTTATTCTTGATTATTTTCGCGGAAACCGGATTTGTAGTGACCCCATTTTTACCTGGTGACTCGATGCTGTTTGCCGTTGGTGCATTGATCGCAAAAGGTGGAACCGGCCTTGACATCTGGATCATGTTCCTGCTCCTCACCATTGCTGCAATTGCTGGAAACAGCTTGAATTACAGATTGGGTAGCTATTTCGGTATTAAAGTATTTAAAGAAGGAAATAAAATCCTGAAACTGGAATACTATAACAAATCCCATGAGTTTTTTGAAAAGCATGGTGGTAAAGCAATTATTTTTAGTCGCTTTCTTCCGATCTTCAGAACGATCGCTCCTTTTGTAGCTGGTGTAGCTAAAATGCCTTTCGGCAGATTTACCTATTACAACGTAGTGGGTGGTATTGGCTGGATCTTCAGTTTGCTGTTTGCTGGTTTCTTACTTGGACAAATTCCAATTATCAGAGATAACTTTTCAATTGTGATCATTACGATTGCTGTCGTAACTTTCGGTCCTGTGATTTATGCGGCGATTAAAAGCAGAATTAAACCTAAAGATATTTTAAAGGACTAA
- a CDS encoding zinc dependent phospholipase C family protein, translating to MNRVLIPVLLFMTWLLCSSWGFYAHQRINYLAVFTLPKGLNAFYKANISYLSDHAVDPDKRRYADTAEASRHFIDVECYEKNIDSIPRKWTEAQKKYGLKQLSTNGSLPWQIQKSYFKLVRAFAERDSLKILIYSAYLGHYVSDAHVPLHTTQNHNGQLSNQHGIHAFWESRLPELFAAQYNFRVGKAVYLEDPLKTAWKIISNSHRLLDSVLAMEAKVSANTPGRKKYSFSKRQQLLIRQYSIAYSTAYHQEMNQMVEKQMRSAVHATGSYWYSAWIDAGQPDLKKMPKKNAASSDVQELEAAPLPNGPILIREPN from the coding sequence ATGAATCGTGTATTGATCCCTGTTTTGCTTTTTATGACCTGGCTGCTGTGCTCCTCCTGGGGATTTTATGCGCATCAGCGAATCAACTATCTGGCCGTATTCACGCTTCCTAAAGGCCTGAATGCTTTCTATAAGGCAAACATCAGTTATCTCAGTGATCATGCGGTAGACCCCGACAAACGTCGCTATGCGGACACTGCAGAAGCAAGCAGACATTTCATAGATGTGGAATGTTATGAAAAAAACATAGATAGCATTCCCAGAAAATGGACAGAGGCGCAGAAAAAATACGGCCTCAAGCAATTATCCACGAATGGCAGCCTGCCCTGGCAGATTCAAAAATCCTATTTCAAGCTCGTTCGGGCCTTTGCAGAAAGGGATTCTCTAAAAATATTAATCTATTCCGCCTACCTCGGTCATTACGTTTCTGATGCACATGTGCCGCTGCATACTACTCAAAATCACAATGGTCAGCTCAGCAACCAGCATGGCATTCATGCCTTTTGGGAAAGCCGCTTACCGGAATTATTTGCAGCGCAATACAATTTTCGGGTCGGAAAGGCAGTATACCTCGAAGACCCTTTGAAAACTGCCTGGAAAATCATTAGTAACAGTCACCGGTTACTAGATAGTGTACTAGCTATGGAAGCAAAAGTAAGTGCAAACACCCCTGGAAGGAAGAAATACAGTTTTTCGAAGCGACAGCAATTGCTGATCCGGCAATACTCCATAGCTTATTCCACCGCTTATCATCAGGAAATGAACCAGATGGTGGAAAAGCAAATGCGATCTGCAGTCCATGCGACCGGAAGTTATTGGTATTCCGCCTGGATCGACGCTGGACAACCCGACTTAAAAAAGATGCCTAAAAAAAACGCGGCTTCCAGTGATGTTCAAGAACTCGAAGCCGCGCCGCTGCCCAATGGGCCTATTTTGATTAGAGAACCAAATTAG